One genomic region from Syntrophorhabdaceae bacterium encodes:
- a CDS encoding phosphatidylserine decarboxylase, with the protein MHQFIDRQTTEIKDEAFYGDRVIKFIYSKARETPSVMYNILNSRRLCKFLGFFYFDSFIGSKITRTKEFMEKIGIDYSECLENPYLLDTPRKIFERKICYWEKRPMPDDEKVVVAPSDSRALVGSLSNVSLIQIKDKLFQYEELLGADKKKWLDAFRGGDFAIFRLTPDKYHYNHMPVSGVVLDIYKIEGGYHSCNPEITITLCNPYSKNKRIITIFDTDVENGTHVGLVAMIEVVALLIGDIAQCYSEERYDNPQEIKKGIFLKKGQPKSLFRPGSSTVILLFQRDRVAFFSDLIKNTFNSEAKSIFSKAFNRSIVETDLKVRSPIGTAMNRKKS; encoded by the coding sequence ATGCATCAGTTCATAGATAGACAGACAACTGAAATAAAAGATGAAGCATTTTACGGTGACAGAGTAATAAAATTTATATACTCCAAAGCAAGGGAAACCCCATCTGTTATGTATAATATTTTAAATTCAAGGAGATTATGCAAATTCCTGGGATTTTTTTATTTTGATTCTTTTATTGGTTCAAAGATTACTCGGACAAAGGAGTTTATGGAGAAAATAGGCATAGACTATAGTGAATGTTTGGAAAATCCATATCTCCTTGATACACCGAGAAAGATATTTGAACGGAAGATATGTTACTGGGAAAAAAGACCTATGCCGGATGATGAAAAAGTTGTTGTGGCACCGTCTGATTCAAGGGCACTCGTTGGTTCATTAAGTAATGTATCCTTAATTCAAATAAAGGATAAGCTTTTTCAATATGAAGAACTATTAGGTGCCGACAAAAAGAAATGGCTTGATGCATTTAGGGGCGGTGATTTTGCCATTTTCAGATTAACGCCTGACAAGTATCATTATAATCATATGCCTGTATCAGGTGTTGTTTTAGATATCTATAAAATAGAAGGGGGCTATCATTCCTGTAATCCAGAGATTACAATAACCTTATGCAACCCTTATTCGAAGAATAAAAGGATTATCACTATTTTTGATACGGATGTTGAAAACGGAACCCATGTGGGTCTTGTGGCTATGATAGAGGTTGTTGCCCTTCTCATAGGTGATATAGCGCAGTGCTATAGCGAAGAAAGATACGACAACCCCCAGGAAATCAAAAAAGGCATTTTTCTGAAGAAGGGGCAGCCAAAGAGTCTCTTTAGACCGGGCAGTTCAACTGTTATTCTCCTCTTTCAAAGAGATAGGGTTGCCTTTTTTTCAGACCTTATAAAGAATACCTTTAACAGTGAAGCAAAAAGTATCTTTTCAAAGGCATTCAATCGGTCCATTGTGGAGACAGATTTGAAGGTGCGTTCCCCCATAGGAACTGCCATGAATAGGAAAAAGTCATAA
- a CDS encoding HAD family hydrolase: MMHWMEQLSIHYKKIREKHADKNLLIAFDIDGTILDMRFIILHVLKKFDRDHGTTYFKDIHISHIDFHEAHLKTLLERLSISYHDQRYILNYYENMFLSSLTIKHANKPYRGVFDIIKWFQNQPRTYIGLNTGRPESLRFKTLSSLNLLGRKYGVWFRNDLLFMNRKGLDAKIPLIKIKGIEYFHSLNYKVFAFVDNEPENLKAILNIDHNNEILLLHADTIFKSSKSHLEGNSISGNDYDISKLIRQGNLDENEGFSRIA; this comes from the coding sequence ATGATGCATTGGATGGAACAGTTATCAATTCATTACAAAAAAATAAGGGAAAAACATGCAGATAAAAATCTACTCATAGCCTTTGATATCGACGGCACCATACTGGATATGAGATTTATTATTCTCCATGTCCTTAAGAAATTCGACAGGGATCATGGAACAACATATTTTAAAGATATACATATCTCCCATATAGATTTTCACGAAGCACACCTGAAAACCCTTCTTGAAAGGCTTTCTATAAGCTATCATGACCAGAGATATATCTTAAATTACTACGAGAATATGTTTCTTTCCTCCCTTACAATAAAACATGCAAATAAACCTTATAGGGGTGTTTTTGACATAATCAAATGGTTTCAAAATCAGCCCCGAACCTATATAGGTCTCAATACTGGAAGACCTGAATCTCTTCGCTTTAAAACCCTTTCTTCCTTGAATCTACTGGGAAGAAAATACGGGGTTTGGTTTAGAAATGACCTTTTATTTATGAATAGAAAAGGATTAGACGCCAAAATTCCGTTGATAAAAATAAAAGGGATAGAATACTTCCATAGTCTTAATTATAAAGTCTTTGCCTTTGTGGACAATGAGCCAGAAAATCTTAAAGCCATATTAAATATTGATCATAATAATGAGATACTACTTTTACATGCCGATACCATCTTTAAATCCAGTAAAAGCCATTTAGAAGGCAATTCTATAAGCGGCAATGACTATGATATATCAAAACTGATAAGGCAGGGCAATCTTGATGAAAATGAAGGGTTTTCCCGCATTGCCTAA
- a CDS encoding prolipoprotein diacylglyceryl transferase, whose amino-acid sequence MSVEILCISLFFACLSFQTWAFKTLPSEKWQIIAVIPKRKTGVNLWSAVNLTFYGFFIALAYTSSLVVFVLLMGSISISLWISLFIAILIGIICVPASKIVAVLVEKSRHTFTVGGASFVGVIFSPWILRILSLWEFKMKFIDEGMIMPILSCLVISYALGEGLGRLGCISFGCCYGKPVRSCGSVMRKLFAKHAFIFQGKTKKAVYAGGYENERLVPIQAITSVIFVLTSIWGMYLFLKGYYNASFIVTITITQLWRVFSELLRDDYRGGGKVTAYQLMSIVALLYVLLISLFMPPAITMLPELTKGFHTLWNPIAIIFLNFLWFILFFIFGKSTITGSRVDLYVIKENIQI is encoded by the coding sequence ATGTCCGTAGAAATATTATGTATATCATTATTTTTTGCCTGTTTGTCCTTTCAGACATGGGCATTTAAAACACTACCATCTGAGAAATGGCAGATAATTGCCGTAATTCCTAAAAGAAAGACTGGAGTAAACTTGTGGTCTGCTGTCAATCTTACCTTTTATGGATTTTTTATTGCCCTGGCATATACCTCTTCCCTCGTCGTTTTTGTTTTGCTTATGGGATCAATCTCTATAAGTCTATGGATAAGCCTATTTATTGCCATTCTCATTGGAATAATATGCGTGCCTGCATCTAAAATTGTGGCTGTTTTAGTTGAGAAAAGTAGACATACCTTTACAGTAGGTGGTGCATCCTTTGTGGGTGTAATATTCTCTCCATGGATATTGAGGATATTATCCCTATGGGAGTTTAAAATGAAGTTTATAGATGAAGGAATGATAATGCCCATACTTTCCTGTCTCGTAATCTCCTATGCCTTAGGTGAAGGGCTTGGCAGGCTTGGATGTATAAGCTTTGGTTGTTGTTATGGAAAACCTGTTAGATCATGCGGGTCTGTTATGAGAAAATTATTTGCAAAACATGCCTTTATCTTTCAGGGAAAAACAAAAAAGGCCGTATATGCAGGAGGTTATGAGAATGAGAGGCTTGTGCCTATCCAGGCCATAACATCTGTAATATTTGTTCTTACTTCCATATGGGGTATGTATCTTTTTTTAAAGGGTTATTATAATGCCTCTTTTATTGTGACAATAACAATAACTCAGCTGTGGAGGGTATTCTCCGAGCTTTTAAGGGATGATTATAGAGGAGGAGGTAAAGTGACCGCTTATCAGCTTATGAGTATCGTTGCCTTATTGTATGTTTTATTGATCAGCCTTTTTATGCCCCCTGCCATTACAATGCTTCCTGAATTGACAAAAGGCTTCCATACCCTTTGGAATCCTATAGCTATAATATTTTTAAACTTTTTATGGTTTATACTCTTTTTTATATTTGGTAAAAGCACTATTACTGGATCACGTGTAGATTTATATGTGATTAAGGAAAATATACAGATTTAG